The DNA sequence TGAGCATCAGAGCCGATTGTTATACCTGTGTTTCTCCTTGCAATCTCTTCTGTCATAAAGGAAAACGGTCTTATGTTGCTGATTTTATTCTGAAATTCCCCAATAAATCCATTGACATTAATTTCCATAAGTGTGGGGGAGTTAGCTGCTGTCTCTACGGTTTTCTTTATATTCTGATAGATCTGCTGGCTGTATTCAACGGGCCAGGGTATATACCGCCATATAAAGTCAAGATGAGCAAGTACCCGAAAAATGCCACATTTCAGAGCATCATTGGCAGCACTGAAGTATTCTGTATAAATAGGTAAGGGATCCCTGTCCTTGTATTGGTAGAGGTGTTTTGGGCCAATACCTGGCAGGCTGTGAATGGAGCATATTGTGTAATCGAGCGGAAAACGTGTCATGATTTCTGAGGCGGTTTCTTCGGCACCTTTAATGTAATCTATCTCAAGACCGATTTTGACCGTGATCTGATCCTTGTATTTTTCTTTCATCTTACTGAGAGTGTCAAAATATTCGGGCAGATCATGGTCCTTTATCCCCCAGTCCCAGTGTTTTTTTCTCTGAGATTTGGACAGGTAATAACGTCCGAGATGATCGGTGAATCCGATTTCATCCAGTCCGATGGAAACAGCCCTTTCGATATACTCGTGTATCTCCCCCCGGGCATGTCCACAGTAAGAAGTGTGCACATGATAGTCGGCTACCAAATTACCCGATCCTTTTTAAACATTGAGGTTCTCTTTGTCGATGTG is a window from the Chitinispirillum alkaliphilum genome containing:
- a CDS encoding Histidinol-phosphatase, yielding MVADYHVHTSYCGHARGEIHEYIERAVSIGLDEIGFTDHLGRYYLSKSQRKKHWDWGIKDHDLPEYFDTLSKMKEKYKDQITVKIGLEIDYIKGAEETASEIMTRFPLDYTICSIHSLPGIGPKHLYQYKDRDPLPIYTEYFSAANDALKCGIFRVLAHLDFIWRYIPWPVEYSQQIYQNIKKTVETAANSPTLMEINVNGFIGEFQNKISNIRPFSFMTEEIARRNTGITIGSDAHEPKAVGYMFSEMFEYLTKQGIKTFCTFDDRDVLIHKIPL